TCATTGAGTCACttgctctcgtacgaagtctCTCACATCTCTTTCCGAAGCTTTAAGAGACCCCATGGCTCCGAAGAGCAAATCCGGTCACCCGAAGACATACTGGATCGAGTGATCCAAGGTTGACAAAGAAATTGTAGCTGGACTAATCAAGGAAGGCTTGATCAGTGATGTTTCGAAGGTTAGACTTCCGAAGGATCAGGAAACTCCAGTGCCTGAAGACGACAAAGCCATCATTTTCGTGGACTACTTTCGAGCAGGGCTTCATCTCTCTTGCGATGATATGGTGCCAAAGGTTCTAAAATTGTTCAaagtctacctccaccagctAACGACGAACGTCGTCGTTCAGCTCAGTCTCTTTGCTTGGGCGGCACGTTTAGAAGGAGTGAAGGCCTCGGCCAGGGCTTTCGTTGCAACCCACAAACTCCACCACCAGACGAAGACAGTTTTCACATCCAGCGTGCAAAACGAGGCTCACTATGGCTATGTAAACTTCACTTACCAGACCAGACTAGCAACGCTTGTCATGGACTACAAACACAAGTGGCCGAAGGATTGGacacaatggtggttctaccataagGTAGACTGAAAAGAGTACCTTGTGTCCAAGTGCGAAGAGCTTAAGGGGAACCGAGCCCTAGATGTACAACTGAATGACTCCCAAAGGGCGGCATTCAAAGCCTTCACCAGGTGTGCGAAGCACCTGAGCACGAGCGGTCTTGTAGAAGAGTTCGTGGTGTCCGGGGTGTGGCTCCTCAGTGAAGGCTGGTCCATCCCAACATTTGGTGATAAAGGTCCGGAGGGACTCTGTCGTCCCCAGTCTGATTTTAGAGGTTTCACATGTATTATCtttatcatgtttcttaattgtGCTTCGGCTTTCTGTCTTCTCCTTACATTATGTGCTTCGGGACAGACTTGACAGTGGGCGAAGTGGAGACCAGAGCTATGCTTCTCCTGGGGAAATTCACCAAAGACAAGGCTCAACTTTGCACCGACCAAGCTCTTGGTCACCGACTCAACCGGATTTTTGATCTATGAGGTCTTGTTTACAAGGATAAGCCGAAGCTACCCTTGTCCTCATCAGGTCAAGCCGAAGATGGCCGCTCCCCGAACGCTAAGATCGGCAAAGCATCTGTTGCTAGAAGttagaaaaagaggaaaaacgaCAACCCTTCGTTGCAAGGAGGCAGGGAAAAGAAAGCTCCCTCCCTGAAGAAGAGACTTCGTCAAATGGCCTTTTATGATTTGGGCGATGAAAAGGTCCCTGAAGGCTTAGAAACCATTCGTGTTGTGCCCCTTAGACAGGCACCTCTGAAGGGTACACAAGAATTTCCCATCGCTTTGTAGAAGCCAGGTGCTTCTGTGCAAGTGGACCTCGCCATGCTCATactcggcgacgacgaggatgagTCATCGGATCTGCACGTTGTTGTTGAACAAGTGGAGGGGGGAGCCAAGAAACTCGAAGGAGTTGAGTCGTCCTCTAGCTCTTCCCCTAAGGCCAGGTCCTCCGAAGGCCACAAAGCCACATGTACCAAAAAATTAGGAAATATTAAACAGCACAAAAGATGACATATAAAGTAGTGTTCCTATCAGTGAAGAAAAAACTGGAGGCTAAGGGCCTGTACAACACTCCTACGTGGCCTGGCGCTTATGGGTTGTTTCCATCTGAGCCTGCCACGGTGGAGGCCAGCCCGATCGCTCAAGGACGCTTGCAGGCGGAGTCGCAGCTCCCTCTGGCGGTCGACGCGTCAAACAGTTTGCCTGCGACCTCGTGAAGTCCGGCGCTTGGTTGTTACCTGAGGCAAAAATGGTTGAAGCAGCTCGGGTGCATTATGGGCGAACGACACTTAAACGAGCTCTTAAATTTAACGGTCCCTTTAAACATCTATGAAATAGTAATCCCCATTGTAGGTTGAGGCTCTTGCATATTTACTTGATGATGTagcatttttctctctctttaagCAACTAGATAAGAGTCTTTGCATTGTAGATACActaagggtatgtttgtttgTACTTTTgttttttggcttttctgaaaattttgtgcttttgttttatctgaaaagctacttttaGAAATAATTGTTAGTTTCTATAACaattttttagcttcttagCATATAGGTTCTCAGAAAATCATTTCTCAGTGAGCTTCTCAgttttagtctatttttcttAGAAGCAAATTTCTGACTTCTCAAAAACCACTTCTCTAGAACCCGTTTATTCTAACTTCTGATTTCTGACAGCAGTAGAAACAAAACCAGAAACAGAAAACAAACAGACCTAAGAGAAGTTCAATTTATTATTGCTGACTCAAGATAATGCCTTATTTATCTGTAGCAACATCAGAAGCTGAAGTGGTCTATCAATTGGAAAGATTGTTAAATTTCATTGTTCATTCCCAGTGTCAATATGATCTCGTATGAAAAGCACTAGAGCTACACCCACCTTATTGGGTGGGTAAACACAAGATATGGTTAAAACAACAAGgaaaaagatgaaaaataaCCCAAAATTGCACAAAACAATTGATAAAACGATCTCTTTGGAAGATGTACTAAACAATATTGACCAGAAGGTACAGAACTTGGCGTCCATTGATACTCATCAGGATGATCAGCAGGGGCGAAGCCAGGATTTGAGGTTGGGGGGACAAGCCAGTGAAGGATGAGGTTGGGGAGGACAAGCCAGTGAAGCCTATGACCAAATGGCTTGTATAGTTGTGTGGGCTGGGCTGCGAGGGGGTTCCAAAATCGGATGGGGGGCCGGCCCACCTCGGCCCCCCCTGTAGCTGCGCCCCTGATGATCAGCCTCCTACAATACAAAAGATAGGCATATTCAGGTGCCCACAGACAAAAACAAAAAGGACAGCTATCAGTTTTACAAACCTTTGATGCTGAAGTATTCACGTGTTTTGATTCCTTAAACTCCACTTTTCTACCGGTTCAAAGTTATATTGAGATGTAGTCGATAATTTTGTTATTCAGTAACAGTTGCCACGGATGATAAGAGGATACACAGGCGAACAACAAGCAACTCAAAATTTCGTTGGACAATATTTTCATCAGCAAATACAATCGGAGCTTTGATATACTTTACATCATGACAACATTCTTTCTTGCATTGCCACAGTTAAACAAAGCGTCAGAACCATCCTCACTTAAGGCGCAAGAAAGAAGGGAAAGAGAGTGACTGAGTCGCTGGGATATCACATAATCTTGCCAACTATTCAAACAAAGCGTTTATAAAAGAtggcaaaacaaaaaaagaaatgaaatgaaaGAACATATATTGGAGAGTCTCCATAGCATTCTGATGAACATCACTCAACAAAACATCATGTTGTTAACACAAAAAAAGGAGGCAGGTGCAGAAGCAAATTGTgatcctgcaaaaaaaaaactattcgACCTTCCATGCATGCAGGATCAGCGAGAAACCAAGACCTTGCAGCTGCGACTCCCTAAAAATCTGCGAGTACGACCATGGCATCGACTTCTCAGTTGGCTGGCATGTCCGAAACATGAACACCGCATTGCTCGCCGCCGACCCAAACAACCAACTGTGGACATCCCAGAACACCTCCACAGGCAAGCCATCAACAAGAATCGTCTGATTTCCCCTGAATTTCCACGCCAGACGGTTCACCCGCATCACGGGCTTCTTATCTACCCGTATCTCAAGACAGGGATCCTTGAGGGCGATGGTATTGCACTCGATGACAATGTCATGGAACTGGCCGTTATCGCAGAACTGCGCCTTAGCAGAGTAGATCTTCTTGCTATATATGTGCTCCCTCCTCGCCACGAACACCGCATTCAGCATGGACCGGTTGGCGCCCGTCTTCCTGTAAGCGTCCTTCTTCATGTCGCCGAGCAAGAGCACGAGCTCAAGGTCGAACACCACAGCGACATAGAACCCCTCCAATGGTTCTGGCCCGGCACCGAACTTGGCGCCCGACAGGTCCCAGAAGATCTCAATCTTGCCGTCCTCAACGTCGAGGCTCTTGGACCCCTTCTTCTTGGAGAAGAGCCACGGCTTGATGTCCGCCTTGCACAGGCACTGGCCGGACAGGTCGTCCACGCCGATGCTGAGGCCCTGCCCCATGAGGCTCTTGCTCCAGGTGACCGAGATCACGCAGGGCCGGCCCGAGAACTGCGTCTGGTAGAGGCAGGTCACCAGGTTCTGCGCTGCGCCCTTGCCGGCgctggacgacgacgacgacgacgcgtcCGCGATCTGGACGCCGCTCTCCCCGAAGCAGGAAGGGAAGTCCCTCATGCTCGCCCGCCCTTTTCAGCGAACACCTGGCGTGCAGCGCACTCGGATCACAGCGCAGAGCTACACCCCTCTGCTCTGCTCACCGCAACAATCCACACCGCCCGGCGAGCCCACCCCGCAATGCCAGCGAAGAGATGACCAACCACGCACAGATCGGGCATGCAGATACGCAGGTCGCCGTCGAAGATTTCTCGATCCGGCAATGCCACTGCCGCCGGCCGCAAGATCCCACCTTTACTGCAGAAGGCAGCACCGCGAACCGCCCAAAAAGTAAAGGGCGAGACAATTGATCTAGCAGCAAGATTTCTTCACGAAACCGCCCTCTTCCACCGCAATCCAGCGCCGCGTATGCGGCAAGACGCCAGTTTCGCCGAGAATCCACAGCAACGAGCAATCTTCCGCCGggatttcttcaaaagatgGTACAAACTGCCACCTTCACCACAGAAGCAGCACCAATATGGGCAACGGAAAACAGAAGCTTTTtcccaggaaaagatggctTCAAGCGAGCCAGACGAACCAAGCAACCATCAGAATATGGAGAGATTGCTTCAAAAATCAGAATATGGAGAGTTGGAGGAGGGATGCACATCCATGGGGGAGATGAGTGAGATGAAGAGCAAGTGCATAGAACACTAGCAAACAGCAACCACTCCAACCAGTGCACAGAGGAGAGAAGCAAGCAACTCAAAGAAGTAgtgggagggagaggggtggAGGTGGTGAAGGGGAAAGGAGACAGAAGGTTAGGGAGAGGAGGGATTAAGTACAGCCATACAAGATACAGCACACACTGGCAGCCAACTCGCTGCATGGAGTGGAGGGGAGGGCAGGAGGAGCAGCTGCTGGCTGGTGGCTGCACCTTTCTTTTTGTGACTGCTGCCATTGCCCAGTACCACTGTTACCACTAGCTACCGGTACATTGTAACGCTGGGAGAGGGACTAATTTCTGATCTTGTACTGCAAACCCTGCCTTGCAAAAGATCTTGAAAATTGTGACTATGACTGGTAAGACTCAAAACACTACAGTTAAAAAAGACTCAAAATAATTGAACCCTTCGTTCAGATGATTGATTTCTACCATCTCATGGTCAAGAAAATCAGAAAGTGGTGAATAAATTTTATGTTGGAGAGAGTTGTTCGTGACAAATTGCTCGAAAGACAGGCTTGCTTCTCTCATACACATGCAGTTTTTTTCCAGTTGCTACGTTGCACGTGGTGGCACTTTCTCTATCTTAGTATTCCCTCTAGTTCTGTAGTGCCTTTGCCTGTCTGCTATGAGAATACCAGCTctttttgttagtttttttctttgtttcggAGAACTGGTTCACATGCATTACAGTGGAAAATGATGGAGTATGCGTCCTGCTACAGGCACTCCGTGAGACCATCTCTTGCTGTTTTCTggtctaaaaaatatatatctctctgcttttagggttttttagaaaaaagaaaatggcaaatcaagcaccacttgtccactaGCTCATGGCTTATATATTTTTCCCCATGCTTGATTTTGCTACGGATATTCAAATGGAAATGGAGTTCTCTTACAAAGAGTTGGGTGACGCATGCGTTCTCAATCATTGCTTGTACATATCAAATTGTCTATACAGCACTCAATTGTTTTATTGCATGATTGAGGATGTAAAATTTGTAACATGTGATTTCAAAATATTTCGTCCAAACTATTCCTGATCAATTTTAGGAGAAGAGAATTGTTTTTAGGTGCAATTTAGCAGGTTGTACTACTAGGACTTTTTATGCTCTACTCCCTCAATTTAGAAATAgtagatatatttttaaaaaatcaaactttgtaTACTTCGACTAACATTTAATCagattataagaatatctagtgtacaaaaattatacaattaggttcataattcaaaataaattcacactatatatattttgaagACCAAGCAAAACAATTATGTCTATTGTTTCTAAACGGAGGAAGTACTTCACATTCCATCTTCATGACTTCATGTAATTAACAAAAGCATGTATAGATATAAAAAAGTGAAAATACAGGTAACAGTAGTGTAGTCCTTCCGTTTAAGAATACaaagcatattttatttttaaaaagccAAACTTTATATATTGTGATCagcaattagtcaaattataagtatatttagagtataaaaattatacaatcgATTCATATTTTAAAACGCTTTCACACTATATtagttttgtagctataaaccttatattttatgagaaaataatagtcaaaatctatttttaaagATTAAgccaaaataaaaatacatcTTGTATTTTTAAGCCGAGGGAGGATCATGAAGTGAGATAACTGAAATCAATGAGAAGGACAACGGTTTTCTTGTATCTGGACCCATTTCATGTCATCCGCTAACTGCACGCCCACGAGGCCGCATTTATTCACCTCCTGGAGATCCATAATCATGCCTTGTCACATAATTTGATTCCGGCAGATGCAGATGCAGATGCAGTCCAAAGAATTCCCCTAGGAAGAAACCTTACTGATTTTTAGGTTTGGTCAGCTGAGAAGCATGGTATACAGTTATCCGCCTATAGGTTGTGCCGAAGTACAGAACAACCACTTCGCTGATTCGAAAGCATGTTGTTCAGTAAATGGGTCACAATCCAATATGGATAGTTATAGCATCTAGATGTCTATATACGTGATAggtattttagtaattaataataattttattattatatctAACAATACTTGtagtattatattattaaacacaatacttatagttgtgttacaaatgacataatacttatagttttatacaATTCACTCTATAACTTCCTTTTCTTGCACCCACTTCACTGGAACTAAAGCAACACTTCTCgccttataaaaaaataaaaaagcaacaCTTTCAAATTGTAATACTTATGTGGAGTAGCACACTAACACCTTGAAGGTACAAACTTGGTTGTTTatgaagaaaattttgtttATGGTTCCACCTCAAGTTCTCAGTTACTCACCTAGAGCGAACCACCTTCATGGTAGGTATTGGTGTTCAGTTGccaattcttttttctctaaCAGAGTGTTTATCTGACGACTCTACAGACTCGAAAGTCAAAACTTGAAAGTACTTCTCTATTAGAGTCGGTTGGAATTTGACCTAACCTTTTACTAATATGATATACCGATAGGAGGTGAGGTGTCATTCATAAGTTAGTTCCAAAAACGGGATGAGAAGCGGAGAATCGATTAGCTAGGGTGTATTTAGTTGTTTGAATTTCTTTTAGTTTGGTTTGGTGGATACATATAATTTCAGAGATGTTTGGTTATCCATATCTACTATTTTAGTTTGGTTTGATGAATGCAAGTATACAGTCTCATCCTGCCTCAGGATTGAAACTCGATTATTCGAGCTTCACTCCATAGTCTGGCCAGCGGTTACAATCTCTATATTCGCGCATGCAAACGGACTCACTTGTCAATATCATAAAACCATCTTCGTGTGAGTAACCAATCATAATCTTAACTCTTGCATCCACTCATACGACCTTATTTTgagtcaaccaaacagaaacttgACGCAACCTGTCTAGATAGATACAACTAATcaaacactcttttttttttacaaatataactccGTTCACCTTGCTTATATTATGCACCACTGAAAAACCTCATCTCTGAACCAAAACACACCCCtaaagaagaagatggtcaccCGAGTTGGTAGGATTTGAACATGGATGAGTGGCGAGGTTACTGAATAGTGAATGCTAGAGTTATATTCCTAAGAGCTCTACTGTTCTTTTTCATTCTCTTACATGAAAATCTAGTGTGGGTTGGATCTCCTTCTCTTGGACCAAGTTCCTGCAGGCGTCCGGATCTCTACACATTATATTGTAGTCCGTTCTTAGCTGCTACGAGGTTGTTACCTTACCTGGTCAGTCACTACAAAATGCATGCAAATCTTCAGACGATCATTTTTTCATGACACACCATGTTAGTCTAGGAATGTGCTGTTCCAAGTATAATAATGTCGCCCATTCTGGCTGTCATTTTGCTCTCTGACCTGCTGGCAAGTTTGGCGTATATACTATCATGTCCATGCAAAGGCTTTGCTTGCACAGCCCATCCCAGAAAGATCTGTGTGCAGCTGGGGATTGCAGATAATGGTATCCAGAAAAAGTTAAGGAGAGGAGAATATATACTTTGGTACTGATGATGGCAACAAGATTGTGTGCTGATTGATGATATACACGCATGCCCTTCAGTTTTCATATATGATCCTTCAAATAGAGAATGATTGATTTGTGGGTAACATGGGCATAACTCCATAACAGAATAATATTTATCCAGAAAAGAGAAGGACCAAAAAAATCATTCTGAAATTGTTACCTACTCGTATTTCATTCTTCTTGACACGATTACAGATCTACAGATATTTTCTCGAGGCGAAAGGTACGACAAAGAATTCCGCGTGTCAACTTCCCTGTATTTGATGCATTCATTTAGTAGGCGTTCTCTTTTAAGTAAAAGAGGCTTAATTTGCTCCCGGTTTGATGGCAATGATCACAGGAAAAGGCTAAAGTGAATGGCTAGCTTTACAGGAAAAATCCTACCAGTCAGGGATAAAAAGTGCTGGGCACGCTAGTGATGACTTTGTTGTGATAACTGACAGTGCATTCCCAGTAGTAGCTGAAGGAACGCCAGGTATTGCAAATTATAATAATgcaattgttttttatttttttgggtgAAATGGATGCAATTGTTTAAGCCTAATAAAGAAATTCGGCAGGTAGTAACTAAAAGATCAACTCATGTTAGTTCCCTGGAAAGATCTCAGAGAATCGTATTCATGAGCATTGCGATGCTGCTGGAGATCGAGTTGCACTTGCACACTCCTTCCCCTAGAGGACTGCTCAGCTTGTTCTTAGAGCATGCGTGTCTGAAACTGAAATGCAAGAGTTTCACAGAATCTTTTAGGCATGCAGGAACATAAATCATCCGAAGATAATATGAAATACCTGGACATGTTTTCGTCCCATTTGAAACGCggtatttttttcaatttgaaCTGTTTCCAAGCAGGCCTAAGCTAGCATGCATGGTAAAGTGACTCCTCACGCGCCAGCAGTCAGCAGCAGCATCACTACCACTCACATCACACGCGCACGGCGTGAAAAGTTTGAACTCATTGTGCCGCCCGCCACACCACACAGACACAGACACACAGTGCTGAGCGTGCTGCATGCAGCAGCAGGAGGACTGGAgcttgctttgcttgatctGCACTTATCCCTCACACTCACACCGCCTTTGAATAAGGCTGTCTCTTTTTGTTAAGGCTGGACCGGAGATCGATTCTCGATTTTAGCCAGCTACATAGCATATATAGCTATaaagtagagctagagctataAGAACAGTGAGCACCCAGCCCTCTCCTGCTGCCAGGAGGATCCGAGACACTTGCTTGTGATAGACTTAAACCTGCAGTTATGCTTAACCATCCAACCTGCTTATGTCTGTGCGCAAATGTTATTGTCACAGCTAATTAACCATATGTAAAGATGGTCGAATGGGCCTGGTGGGCCGACCCAGCATGGCCACCAAAACGTCTGGTTCGTTAGATCATGTCCAACGGATTCTCTTTGCAACCTAGGATTtcttcgtgaagggattttcgtttaCTTCAGCGTTCCAACGATTTTCTTTCACGGTTCTTTTTACGGAGAGATTCTCAAGATCATTCCCTCCAGGACGAGATTATCTCTCTTACTTTACGAATTCATTCAAAGGGAAGTtattggagataagagaaaataaagagaatatcaATGAGGAAGGAAATCAAAatgagaacgaaatgaagaaaaatGGTTAGGGATAATCTTAAGCACGGTCTATCTGACACGATCATATTGACATGTCATATTGTACTAGCCCATAGGCCTAAGCGACGGCTCATGGCATGGCCCACCAGCCTTTGTGCTATGCTAAGCTAGCTCACGACACGATAGGTCTGTTGGGCACGATAGGcccaataaaaaaatacaaaaaaatagaaaaataaaatagaaaaataatggaATAAAAATGAAAAGGTCTTACCCACATAATTAATATGATTTATTGTTATTTCAGCTGCCTCATTAAAGAACTTAGTATGAAGGAAAAAAACAGTAGAATCTAGCTATGAAATCCAAAAAAcggatatatttttaaaataaataagcTAAATGGGTTGTGTCGACCCGTTAGGCACGGTCGTGCCTCACGAGCTGATCGTGTCTTATTAGGTCGGCTAGCTTATCACCGTGCCCAGTGGTGACCCAGTCAAGGCCCGAAGTGCCGTCACGGCTGACCGGCGCGACACGTTACTTGTCGTGCCTACATTGATGAGCCTCAGGTCAACCCAATAGTAAGAATGGATGTAAAgcacaataaatatttttatccatACTAATAcaatttaattaactaactagtctaaaataattaattagttaattaaattgtACTAAGTATGAATCCTCCGTGCCCATCCCTACACAGTAGGCAAAGCCCAATTGGCGATCGCTAACCAGATGCATGCACTGGCCAACAAACAGCGTGAAGGTGCATGGGAAAAACTTTTCAAGCCTCTAGGCTCTAAGTCTAGCAGAGGGGGAAGCCGGCCGGAGCCTTTCGGCTGCGCTGCTTGCTTGGTCAGTTGGTCTCCCTTTTACCCGGCTCCCCTCGTCACTCCTACCATCCTGTCACCATCTCCATCTGCATGCATGGTGTGCTGCTCGTCGCCAATCGCCGCCATGGATGAGGATGACACGAATCGCATTCAAGGGCACAAAAATTTGATCTGATCCGGGCCGGTGCATGTCGCCAcgccttttctctttctttctccttcGCCGCGATGCATGATTGGGAGATTGCCTGCTGGGAGCTAGCTATGAATATGATGAGGGCGCCGTCGACTTTGTTGCAGCCGCTCAGATCGTACCACTACTATAGATGTTATCATCAATGTCAGTTTAAAATCATCATGACTTTTAAACCGATATTGATTattcggtactgatagtctatAACTATTAGGATCAGATATAGAACCGGTAttaaaaatcactatcagtatcAGTTCGTTGATcgaactggtactgatagtaCACATATCAGTCCGAGTTAatattaccaaccggcactgatagtatatAGTGTCGGTTTGTTTTTACTAACCAGCATTAATAGGTATTTCCCATCCTTTTCACAATGTGGCGGTTACCGCTAATACCGtggtatttttaaattttggccTTTGCCGGCAatagtatacggtatatttatagacacgcacatataaatttaatttacaagACGTCAAATTTtatcgcagcatatatacacaagcacatataaattttatttttaaaacatcaagtctcgtcatAGTATATATACAACGCATACATGTGAGatttcattacaacaatgaaaatgtgtttaaggtttcttgctaatcaaAGGTTTTGAACTCTGTTTTATCTTattggatgaaggtaacgagagagaggagccaaattcatggaactcgccggttggactaatgacttggtcattgatgaacccgacaagttgttcttgaaggaCGTTAATTTCAATGGTCATAAGTCAATCTCTGGACAACacgaggagctgcaatttcaagaattaaagaaatcaatccttatgaacacatGTCGgacctaaaaattagtcatcaagatgtatgtcaCATACCTCAATATCGACCACCTGGTATGACGCGTCTCTGTTGAATCCGTGCATAAATtacattacataaaaaccacataaattatcgTCCAGACCCTACCTACAAGAAAAGTCATGTCAGACAATACATTCTTTCACGAATGGCcagtgtctaacactcttcttgatgcaTCGTAGGTACACTCtacatgtgtgtgattattaccgtaagtagaattagattcaatcaaatcaaatattagcagagcaataacgaaatggtcgagttttacctttgtagcaagtcaataacgggttggtaggtttcttttagattattttatgagtcgaagacaacgatcttgctaatatctggttggatgacaaggaggatccagtgataactgcacaCAGTTCACCATatgttagttggtcctaatttgtaacaatgtattgctcaaaaagagtagaacattcatgaaAGGGAAACACgtacccaaagtggtagggcaaaagtatgtatttcttcaattttagctcagaatacacttcaatgcatagtctTCGGTTCCTTTTGAATCGGATTGCATCGTTgtcgggtttacatgatgtgggtcgatgaatacCACATGGTTGATGCCCTTCGTACTGTATCTTTGTACCTCAATTATatataaggaataagttaagacattgaATGCAATGGTatatacgtatacgacacttacagagtccaacaactcaagatagacacgttgAGAGAATCTtactggtacagtcgatacattttctcaaataatatataaatagagttgTCCTCGTGGAGGAAATCTCGATCCTTGTATCTAAcctcgaacatttctctaccatcccgCGACTCCTTCATATACCACGCATGAAATTttcgaagttgatatgtcagttggTCTCACACATTTGGCGTGATCA
The nucleotide sequence above comes from Phragmites australis chromosome 4, lpPhrAust1.1, whole genome shotgun sequence. Encoded proteins:
- the LOC133915207 gene encoding uncharacterized protein LOC133915207, which produces MRDFPSCFGESGVQIADASSSSSSSAGKGAAQNLVTCLYQTQFSGRPCVISVTWSKSLMGQGLSIGVDDLSGQCLCKADIKPWLFSKKKGSKSLDVEDGKIEIFWDLSGAKFGAGPEPLEGFYVAVVFDLELVLLLGDMKKDAYRKTGANRSMLNAVFVARREHIYSKKIYSAKAQFCDNGQFHDIVIECNTIALKDPCLEIRVDKKPVMRVNRLAWKFRGNQTILVDGLPVEVFWDVHSWLFGSAASNAVFMFRTCQPTEKSMPWSYSQIFRESQLQGLGFSLILHAWKVE